The Drosophila biarmipes strain raj3 chromosome 2L, RU_DBia_V1.1, whole genome shotgun sequence genome has a window encoding:
- the LOC108029016 gene encoding uncharacterized protein LOC108029016 — translation MWPLKASPNKRPVPLSVELMEDIITHGNEYRTPPGNRREVEFVGDSREAQRGAASTCTQPVPLEIRRRTEGLAEGPIVEPNSMTISPKAKPKSQKKIALVKREKKKVKDSMVELWVRDPTVKKLADRVRLSFAPNYGKPEKLTPSMVLTKLEARLDTLASGMVALQKWVPILINQNRKLIKCKPSVLKAPTSPVSLPIKSSSDLDPLNLTSSEESTASGLHLRRDQVQAVRNTTKELYYDLQMHLVNMLVVPKSHTSLFLNQRKDLVSRLGGGRGHWRHQYTDEDWKRDREAAAFLNAETPGDPVTPRSKNVRRQ, via the coding sequence ATGTGGCCCCTGAAAGCATCTCCTAACAAGCGCCCAGTGCCACTCTCAGTGGAGCTGATGGAGGACATAATAACCCATGGGAATGAGTACCGAACTCCGCCGGGCAATCGTCGAGAGGTGGAGTTTGTGGGCGACAGCAGGGAAGCCCAACGAGGAGCGGCCTCCACGTGCACACAACCCGTTCCTTTGGAGATCAGGCGACGCACCGAAGGATTAGCGGAGGGTCCTATAGTAGAGCCCAATTCAATGACCATTTCTCCCAAAGCCAAACCAAAGTCCCAGAAGAAAATAGCACTGGTTAAGAGGGAGAAAAAGAAGGTCAAGGACTCGATGGTAGAGCTTTGGGTCAGGGATCCCACCGTGAAGAAACTAGCTGACAGGGTAAGGCTTTCCTTTGCCCCGAACTATGGAAAGCCGGAGAAGCTGACGCCCAGCATGGTTTTGACCAAGTTGGAGGCCCGTTTGGACACCCTAGCGAGTGGTATGGTGGCACTGCAGAAGTGGGTGCCCATCCTGATCAATCAGAATAGAAAGCTCATAAAGTGCAAGCCCTCTGTCTTGAAGGCTCCCACATCCCCTGTATCACTCCCCATCAAGTCGAGCTCTGATTTGGATCCTCTTAACTTAACTTCCTCCGAAGAGTCTACCGCTTCAGGGCTGCATCTGCGGAGGGATCAGGTGCAGGCGGTACGGAATACCACCAAGGAGCTCTACTACGACCTGCAGATGCACCTGGTCAACATGCTGGTGGTGCCCAAGTCGCACACCTCGCTGTTCCTCAACCAGCGAAAGGATTTGGTGAGCCGCTTGGGCGGAGGACGTGGCCACTGGCGGCATCAGTATACGGATGAGGACTGGAAGCGGGATCGCGAGGCAGCCGCCTTCCTCAACGCAGAAACACCTGGAGACCCGGTCACTCCGCGCTCGAAGAATGTGCGTCGTCAGTGA
- the LOC108028998 gene encoding uncharacterized protein LOC108028998: MKKFCCCLSLRTGALSIAYSGITVDVFESIWNIISKDQFCGDILVIWIISAFWNILSDMVLFIAIYRENPHLLPVHLVTCLAGLMLEMVSHMVIAAIGMADYYLVGFAFFKIGYTTADLVIVLSYYHSEV, translated from the exons ATGAAAAAGTTTTGCTGTTGTCTTAGCTTACGAACCGGTGCCCTTTCGATTGCGTATTCAGGCATTACCGTCGATGTTTTCGAATCAATATGGAATATTATAAGTAAAGATCAGTTCTGTGGTGACATTTTAGTTATCTGGATTATTTCTGCCTTTTGGAACATCCTTTCGGATATGGTTCTTTTCATTGCGATTTATAGG GAAAATCCCCACCTGCTGCCCGTCCACCTGGTGACCTGCCTTGCCGGCCTGATGCTAGAGATGGTTAGTCACATGGTGATCGCCGCCATCGGCATGGCTGACTACTACTTGGTGGGCTTTGCCTTCTTCAAGATCGGCT ACACCACCGCGGACCTGGTGATCGTGCTGAGCTACTACCACTCGGAGGTTTAG